One Halovivax ruber XH-70 genomic region harbors:
- a CDS encoding DUF7123 family protein: MTMSTTASPSTDTKRRRLKQYLRERAEDGEMYFKGKFIADDVGLSPKEIGALMVSLADSADDLEVEKWSYTSATTWRVEAA, translated from the coding sequence ATGACGATGAGCACGACTGCATCACCCTCCACCGACACCAAGCGTCGCCGCCTGAAGCAGTACCTGCGCGAACGAGCGGAAGATGGCGAGATGTACTTCAAAGGGAAGTTCATCGCCGACGACGTCGGGCTCTCCCCGAAAGAGATCGGCGCGCTCATGGTCTCTCTCGCGGACTCCGCGGACGACCTCGAAGTCGAGAAGTGGTCCTACACGAGCGCGACCACGTGGCGCGTCGAAGCCGCCTGA
- a CDS encoding NosD domain-containing protein: MSDDDTGDSRIGRRWYLRSAAATGAAALGTGAVSAGEDEEKEHKKKKGVTVIDHCGYVIDEPGHYVLKDDLDWDDDNGNNDNDDNNNGNCGCGGHHGHHGGHHDHTHACIEIRASDVTLDGQGHTIYCDEGVNGPMGPSSIDVDAFDDDSFDLESLDDGSLEDAVDLESFTDGTLGVNGERPRPGRWGRIGVLARPHHHGKHHKDGKKDGKDDSKKDGKKGKSKDRLSNVTVKNLNVEGCTVGIAFMHTKGGTIYDNRVDDAIAGYYLYRSDKSNLKSNVACYNWLGFVLHKSSRNTLKWNNPADNYGIGFLFVKADGNALVKNRSWRNAIGTLLWKSDENTIKKNEMNDNDYIGLALVLSKGNEISRLEARMNGWDGVHLLGSKKNTLSYVLATENDDDGVQLTLSRGNALKKIRANDNGDDGVDLDASKKNMIAKVEATGNGADGIDLDYSYKNTVKKSEASENDDDGIDLNDSNKNTIVGNVANDNGDDDNGDDSDGITLDNSHKNKIKNNTANDNDRDGINLQESDGNTVKGNTANDNDDDGINILSSEGNVLSKNTANDNGNHGYQLDSSTDTQGTGNSADGNGTAPVAIFGGSGNEIEVNGQTYS; encoded by the coding sequence ATGTCAGACGATGACACCGGCGATTCGCGAATTGGCCGACGATGGTACCTTCGGAGCGCCGCTGCGACTGGCGCCGCCGCGCTCGGCACCGGCGCCGTGAGCGCAGGCGAAGACGAGGAGAAAGAGCACAAGAAAAAGAAGGGCGTCACGGTGATCGACCACTGCGGCTACGTCATCGACGAGCCCGGTCACTACGTCCTGAAAGACGATCTGGATTGGGACGACGACAACGGCAATAACGATAACGACGATAACAACAACGGCAACTGCGGCTGCGGTGGTCACCACGGTCACCACGGCGGTCATCACGACCACACGCACGCCTGCATCGAGATCCGTGCGAGTGACGTCACACTCGACGGCCAGGGCCACACGATATACTGCGACGAAGGTGTGAACGGGCCTATGGGCCCGTCCTCGATCGACGTCGACGCGTTCGACGACGATTCGTTCGATCTGGAGTCGCTCGACGATGGCTCACTCGAGGACGCGGTCGACCTCGAGTCGTTCACTGACGGCACACTCGGCGTGAACGGCGAGCGACCGCGCCCAGGGAGGTGGGGTCGAATCGGCGTCCTCGCTCGACCACACCACCACGGAAAGCACCACAAAGACGGCAAGAAGGACGGGAAAGACGATAGCAAGAAAGACGGCAAGAAGGGCAAGTCCAAGGACCGTCTCTCCAACGTGACGGTCAAGAACCTCAACGTGGAGGGATGCACCGTCGGGATCGCCTTCATGCACACGAAAGGCGGGACGATCTACGACAACCGGGTCGACGACGCGATCGCCGGGTACTACCTCTACCGGTCCGACAAGAGTAACCTGAAATCGAACGTCGCGTGTTACAACTGGCTCGGCTTCGTCCTCCACAAATCGAGCCGGAACACGCTCAAGTGGAACAACCCGGCCGACAATTACGGCATCGGGTTCCTGTTCGTGAAGGCGGATGGAAACGCGCTCGTCAAGAACCGGTCCTGGCGAAACGCCATCGGTACCCTCCTCTGGAAGTCCGACGAGAACACCATCAAGAAGAACGAGATGAACGACAACGACTACATCGGGTTGGCCCTCGTTCTGTCGAAGGGCAACGAGATCTCGCGCCTCGAGGCCCGGATGAACGGGTGGGACGGTGTCCACCTGCTCGGCTCGAAGAAAAACACGCTCTCGTACGTACTCGCCACGGAGAACGACGACGATGGCGTCCAGCTCACGTTGTCCCGCGGAAACGCTCTCAAGAAGATCCGCGCGAACGACAACGGCGACGATGGAGTCGACCTCGACGCCTCGAAGAAGAATATGATCGCGAAGGTCGAGGCGACCGGCAACGGCGCGGACGGGATCGACCTCGACTACTCGTACAAGAACACTGTCAAGAAATCCGAGGCTAGCGAGAACGACGACGACGGCATCGACCTCAACGATTCCAACAAGAACACGATCGTGGGGAACGTCGCGAACGACAACGGAGACGACGACAATGGCGACGACAGTGACGGCATCACCCTCGACAACTCCCACAAGAACAAGATCAAGAACAACACGGCCAACGACAACGACCGGGACGGTATCAACCTCCAGGAGTCGGACGGGAACACTGTGAAGGGCAACACTGCCAACGACAACGACGACGACGGCATCAACATCCTTAGTTCCGAAGGGAACGTCCTCTCGAAGAACACCGCCAACGACAACGGAAATCACGGATATCAGTTGGACAGTTCCACCGACACGCAGGGAACCGGCAACAGCGCCGATGGCAACGGCACTGCCCCAGTTGCTATCTTCGGCGGCAGCGGGAACGAGATCGAGGTTAACGGGCAAACCTACTCATAG
- a CDS encoding molybdopterin synthase gives MYVLGITGDAPTAVRSQAVDRVADRLGQAGRVGVVRYDATIADGAASRPERQGGDVTYELGADGDWAATGTGLSVRDALDGLANDCDYAIVDGVDRLTQPQVVIGGPAEAVDDPLAIVEHPRDLDIEATVDALHECEPYETLASLVETVTDAPEADRAGAIATFTGRVRAKDDPDDVRTEYLAFEKYDGLADEQLAAIETDLAERDGVFAVECHHRTGVVPAGEDIVFVVVLAGHRQAAFRTVEDGIDRLKDEVALFKKEVTVDDEYWAHERP, from the coding sequence ATGTACGTACTCGGCATCACCGGCGACGCGCCGACGGCCGTCCGCAGCCAGGCGGTCGATCGCGTCGCCGATCGACTCGGCCAGGCGGGTCGGGTCGGTGTCGTCCGGTACGACGCGACGATCGCGGACGGCGCAGCGAGCCGGCCGGAGCGCCAGGGCGGCGACGTCACGTACGAGCTCGGGGCCGACGGCGACTGGGCGGCGACGGGGACTGGCCTGTCCGTTCGAGATGCACTCGACGGGCTCGCGAACGACTGCGACTACGCGATCGTCGATGGCGTCGACCGACTCACCCAGCCACAGGTCGTGATCGGCGGCCCGGCCGAGGCCGTGGACGATCCGCTCGCCATCGTCGAGCACCCACGTGACCTCGACATCGAGGCCACCGTCGACGCACTCCACGAGTGTGAACCGTACGAGACGCTCGCTTCGCTCGTCGAGACGGTCACGGACGCCCCCGAGGCCGATCGAGCAGGGGCGATTGCGACCTTTACCGGGCGCGTGCGGGCGAAGGACGATCCCGACGACGTTCGAACGGAGTACCTAGCGTTCGAGAAGTACGACGGACTCGCCGACGAGCAACTGGCGGCGATCGAAACCGACCTCGCCGAGCGCGACGGCGTGTTCGCGGTCGAATGCCACCACCGAACGGGCGTCGTCCCGGCGGGCGAAGACATCGTGTTCGTCGTCGTCCTCGCCGGCCATCGGCAAGCGGCGTTTCGCACCGTCGAGGACGGCATCGACCGGCTCAAAGACGAGGTCGCGCTGTTCAAGAAAGAAGTTACCGTCGACGACGAGTACTGGGCGCACGAACGACCCTGA
- a CDS encoding TIGR00296 family protein: MSQGQGVELSYEDGARAVELAREAVEAFVRHGQREHPGSMREAFYERTGAFVRLESTRGRGSLRGCAGGYRTDDQLGHVIVDSAIGAASENSCGSEVTPTELDNLTVSVCVVRNVILTDDPLADIDLGAHGVAIEGRGQSGWLYPTVPVENDWSDREYLDRTCRKAGLPPTAWQDDDVAVTLFEGHVFRERASDGTIEEL; the protein is encoded by the coding sequence ATGTCCCAGGGACAGGGTGTCGAACTCTCCTACGAGGACGGTGCTCGCGCGGTCGAACTCGCGCGCGAAGCCGTCGAGGCGTTCGTCCGACACGGGCAACGAGAACATCCGGGTAGCATGCGCGAGGCGTTCTACGAGCGAACGGGCGCGTTCGTCCGCCTCGAGTCGACCCGGGGCCGCGGTAGCCTCCGTGGCTGTGCCGGTGGCTACCGAACCGACGACCAGCTCGGCCACGTCATCGTCGATTCGGCGATCGGGGCCGCGAGCGAGAACTCCTGTGGCTCGGAGGTCACACCGACCGAACTCGACAATCTCACGGTCTCGGTCTGTGTGGTTCGGAACGTGATCCTGACCGACGACCCGCTGGCCGACATAGACCTCGGGGCCCACGGTGTCGCGATCGAGGGGCGCGGCCAGTCCGGCTGGCTCTACCCGACCGTCCCCGTCGAGAACGACTGGAGCGACCGCGAGTATCTGGACCGCACCTGCCGCAAGGCCGGCCTCCCGCCGACCGCCTGGCAGGACGACGACGTCGCCGTCACACTCTTCGAGGGACACGTCTTCCGCGAGCGCGCATCCGACGGCACGATCGAAGAACTGTAG
- a CDS encoding nicotinate phosphoribosyltransferase → MTTPFGTIPADAIADGRATDAYFRRMDEALAHAGKNPHVVAEVTADQFPTGSFEVFTGVAEVARLFEERAVDVDALADGQLFDGGPVMRIEGDYRAFAELETSLLGLLSQPSAFATAALECRRAAPESTVLSFGARHVHPALASVVERAALVAGLDGFSHVAAGDLLDREASGTMPHALMFCFGEGNQADAWRAFDEAVPERVPRIALTDTFWDEVAETLLAAETLGEDLDGVRLDTTGSRRGDFRHIVREVRWELDARGREDVDLFLSGGLGPTQLRELRDVADGFGVGSAITNADPLDFSLDIVAIDGEPVSKRGKLSGVKEVYRTPDGGHHVALADGDGPDEGESLLEPLVRDGEVVREATLDEATDRCLTDAEAVKFGDGDA, encoded by the coding sequence ATGACGACACCGTTCGGCACGATTCCAGCCGACGCGATCGCGGATGGGCGTGCCACGGACGCGTACTTCCGCCGGATGGACGAGGCGCTCGCGCACGCGGGGAAGAACCCCCACGTCGTCGCGGAGGTAACGGCCGACCAGTTCCCGACGGGCTCGTTCGAGGTGTTCACCGGCGTCGCCGAGGTCGCGCGGCTCTTCGAGGAGCGCGCGGTCGACGTCGACGCGCTGGCCGACGGCCAGCTCTTCGACGGTGGACCAGTCATGCGGATCGAGGGTGACTACCGCGCGTTCGCCGAACTGGAGACGTCGCTGCTGGGCTTGCTCTCCCAGCCGAGTGCGTTCGCGACGGCCGCCCTGGAGTGTCGACGAGCCGCCCCGGAGTCGACCGTCCTCTCGTTCGGCGCCCGCCACGTCCACCCCGCGCTGGCGTCGGTCGTCGAACGCGCCGCCCTCGTGGCCGGCCTCGACGGCTTCTCGCACGTCGCTGCGGGCGACCTGCTCGACCGCGAAGCGAGCGGGACGATGCCCCACGCGCTCATGTTCTGCTTCGGCGAAGGGAACCAGGCCGACGCCTGGCGGGCGTTCGACGAGGCCGTCCCCGAACGCGTCCCGCGAATCGCCCTGACGGACACCTTCTGGGACGAGGTCGCGGAGACGCTGCTCGCAGCCGAGACACTCGGCGAGGACCTGGACGGCGTCCGCCTCGACACGACCGGCTCCCGGCGCGGCGACTTCCGCCACATCGTCCGCGAGGTCCGCTGGGAACTCGACGCCCGCGGCCGCGAGGACGTCGACCTCTTCCTCTCGGGCGGCCTCGGCCCCACCCAGCTCCGCGAACTGCGCGACGTCGCCGACGGCTTCGGCGTCGGGAGCGCGATCACGAACGCCGATCCGCTCGACTTCAGCCTCGACATCGTTGCAATCGACGGCGAACCCGTCTCCAAGCGCGGGAAGCTCTCCGGCGTGAAGGAGGTCTACCGGACGCCGGATGGCGGCCATCACGTCGCACTCGCCGATGGCGACGGGCCGGACGAGGGCGAGTCACTCCTCGAACCGCTCGTCCGCGACGGCGAGGTCGTGCGGGAGGCAACGCTGGACGAGGCCACCGATCGGTGTCTGACCGACGCCGAGGCTGTCAAGTTCGGCGATGGGGACGCATAG
- a CDS encoding Hvo_1808 family surface protein encodes MLLAVMLVVPLAVGPAAGAGATAVTDESPATSPDGLQPAASETAAPATPPIAAQTDDRPENPTTSETIGYVDGYWYDDSLPVDDRDGAHVPEDELQAVVYRSMARVETIRERTFETTPDVDVITREEFQNDTGALFGNITERDELLENVRYEALFMVDRERDAVEAYKELYGGSVAGYYEPSTDQIVLVSNDLESVEVNENTLAHELVHALQDQLFGLEDFDRSTTNKDAAVNGLVEGDASFVDQQYAERCQAEWTCLVPETDQPDQDGISWGQYFSMFMPYDEGPDFVEHVYDEGGWAAVDARYEDDIPASASEIIHPGTDREPIDFDIEDRSTEKWSPLAINDTVSRLTMGEGTIVSMFADGTVTGEPSVLSSNEFLTYSGDIQYDQPISDGWAGGELVVYTTDAETVEESGFVWQTEWTDADDASEFRDGYLDLLSLHDAEPVDGVQNTLRIEEAYPGSYAIEQDGSTVTIVRAPSTAELSEIREGTAPDGSHTIDHNIFGGEGSESSDGESESGDDSAAGGGDAGGDPIPGFGVLAAVIGTLLAVAVRHRR; translated from the coding sequence GTGCTTCTCGCCGTCATGCTGGTCGTCCCGCTTGCAGTGGGGCCGGCCGCCGGGGCCGGGGCCACGGCGGTGACCGACGAGTCGCCGGCCACCAGTCCTGACGGGCTCCAGCCCGCCGCCAGCGAGACGGCCGCGCCGGCGACACCACCGATCGCCGCACAGACCGACGACCGACCGGAAAATCCTACGACGAGTGAGACGATCGGCTACGTCGACGGCTACTGGTACGACGACTCCCTCCCCGTCGACGACCGCGACGGCGCCCACGTTCCCGAGGACGAACTCCAGGCGGTCGTCTACCGATCGATGGCGCGCGTCGAGACGATTCGCGAGCGGACGTTCGAGACGACACCCGACGTCGACGTCATCACCCGCGAGGAGTTCCAGAACGACACCGGCGCCCTCTTCGGGAACATCACCGAACGCGACGAACTGCTCGAGAACGTCCGCTACGAGGCGCTCTTCATGGTCGATCGAGAGCGCGACGCCGTCGAAGCCTACAAGGAGCTCTACGGGGGCTCCGTCGCGGGCTACTACGAGCCGAGCACCGACCAGATCGTCCTCGTTTCGAACGATCTCGAGTCGGTCGAAGTGAACGAAAACACGCTCGCACACGAGCTCGTCCACGCGCTGCAGGACCAGCTCTTCGGCCTCGAAGACTTCGACCGGTCGACGACGAACAAAGACGCAGCCGTCAACGGCCTGGTCGAAGGCGATGCCTCCTTCGTCGATCAACAGTACGCGGAACGCTGTCAGGCCGAGTGGACCTGCCTCGTGCCGGAGACGGACCAGCCGGATCAGGATGGGATCTCCTGGGGGCAGTATTTCTCCATGTTCATGCCCTACGACGAGGGGCCCGACTTCGTCGAGCACGTCTACGACGAGGGCGGCTGGGCGGCCGTCGATGCACGATACGAGGACGATATCCCGGCGAGCGCCTCGGAGATCATCCACCCGGGCACCGACCGCGAACCGATCGACTTCGATATCGAGGATCGGTCGACCGAGAAGTGGTCACCACTCGCGATCAACGACACGGTCTCCCGCCTGACGATGGGCGAAGGGACGATCGTCTCGATGTTCGCCGACGGGACGGTCACCGGCGAACCGTCGGTGCTCTCCTCGAACGAATTCCTCACGTATAGCGGTGACATCCAGTACGACCAGCCGATCTCGGACGGCTGGGCTGGCGGGGAGCTGGTCGTCTACACGACCGACGCCGAGACCGTCGAGGAGAGCGGCTTCGTCTGGCAAACCGAGTGGACGGACGCGGACGACGCCAGCGAGTTCCGTGACGGCTACCTCGATCTGCTCTCGCTTCACGACGCCGAACCCGTCGACGGGGTCCAGAACACGCTCCGGATCGAGGAAGCATATCCCGGCTCCTACGCCATCGAGCAGGACGGCTCCACCGTGACGATCGTCCGCGCCCCCTCGACCGCGGAGCTCTCGGAGATCCGCGAGGGGACGGCACCCGACGGCTCGCACACGATCGACCACAACATCTTCGGTGGCGAGGGGTCCGAATCCAGTGACGGCGAAAGCGAATCGGGTGACGACAGCGCAGCGGGCGGGGGTGACGCCGGGGGCGATCCGATTCCCGGGTTCGGCGTCCTGGCTGCCGTGATCGGAACGCTCCTCGCCGTCGCAGTCCGCCACCGACGGTAG
- a CDS encoding cysteine hydrolase family protein, with product MELEPDETAVIVVDMQNDFAHPDGALYAPGSADVIEPIASLVERAADAGASVVFTRDLHPPEQFDDAHYYDEFDQWGEHVVEGSWGAEFVDDLPTDRVDHVVEKHTYDAFQRTELESWLAARGIRDLLFCGTLANVCVLHTAGSAGLRDFRPILLADCIGAIEDEHHEYALEHAEWLFGEVHGSDEFSFA from the coding sequence ATGGAACTCGAACCGGACGAGACGGCGGTGATCGTCGTCGACATGCAGAACGACTTCGCCCACCCCGACGGCGCACTCTACGCGCCGGGCAGCGCCGACGTGATCGAACCGATCGCCTCGCTCGTCGAGCGAGCGGCGGACGCAGGCGCGTCGGTCGTCTTCACCCGGGACCTCCACCCGCCCGAACAGTTCGACGATGCGCACTACTACGACGAGTTCGATCAGTGGGGCGAGCACGTCGTCGAAGGCTCCTGGGGTGCCGAGTTCGTCGACGACCTCCCGACCGATCGGGTGGATCACGTCGTCGAGAAGCACACCTACGACGCCTTCCAGCGGACCGAACTCGAGAGCTGGCTCGCGGCTCGCGGCATCCGTGACCTGCTCTTCTGTGGCACGCTCGCGAACGTCTGCGTGCTCCACACGGCGGGGAGCGCCGGCCTGCGAGACTTCCGACCGATCCTCCTCGCGGACTGCATCGGCGCGATCGAGGACGAACACCACGAGTACGCCCTCGAGCACGCCGAGTGGCTCTTCGGGGAGGTCCACGGGAGCGACGAGTTCTCGTTCGCCTGA
- a CDS encoding dimethylarginine dimethylaminohydrolase family protein, producing the protein MTGATDRVVDEGESLPFTVSDCADRPGYDRILLVRPTHFDVTYEINPYMGGDVDRERAMAQWRALRDAYDRYADVAVLDPDDSWRRLDASGGETAATAEPARPTAHPDLVFAANLGVPTADGDGFVLASMATDERQGEPAYLETWATDAGYEVFDAPADTFEGTGDALWHPGARLLWGGYGVRTDRAVYDELAARLDTPVLALELTDDRYYHLDVCLTPLDAATALIQPEAFTADGLARLDEVFETLLEIPVAESHEGMAGNAHCVDGKHVLLPADNPETASILADAGYEPVPIETGEFEKAGGSVFCLSLEAGTPR; encoded by the coding sequence ATGACCGGAGCCACGGATCGCGTCGTCGACGAGGGTGAATCACTGCCGTTCACGGTCTCGGACTGCGCCGATCGGCCCGGGTACGATCGGATCCTCCTCGTCCGGCCGACGCACTTCGACGTCACGTACGAAATCAACCCGTACATGGGCGGCGACGTGGATCGAGAGCGAGCGATGGCGCAGTGGCGGGCGCTCCGGGACGCCTACGACCGCTACGCCGATGTCGCGGTCCTCGATCCCGACGACAGCTGGCGGCGCCTCGACGCCAGCGGCGGGGAGACGGCCGCGACGGCGGAACCCGCCCGGCCGACTGCCCACCCTGATCTCGTCTTCGCCGCGAATCTCGGCGTTCCGACCGCCGACGGTGATGGGTTCGTCCTCGCGTCGATGGCGACAGACGAGCGCCAGGGCGAACCCGCGTACCTCGAAACCTGGGCCACGGACGCGGGCTACGAGGTCTTCGACGCACCCGCCGACACGTTCGAGGGGACCGGTGACGCGCTCTGGCACCCCGGAGCCCGCCTCCTCTGGGGCGGCTACGGCGTTCGAACCGACCGGGCGGTCTACGACGAACTGGCCGCCCGACTCGATACGCCCGTTCTCGCGCTGGAACTCACCGACGACCGCTACTATCACCTGGACGTCTGCCTGACGCCGCTCGACGCCGCGACCGCGTTGATCCAGCCAGAAGCGTTCACGGCAGACGGTCTGGCGCGGCTCGACGAGGTGTTCGAGACGCTCCTCGAAATCCCCGTCGCGGAGTCCCACGAAGGGATGGCGGGCAACGCCCACTGCGTCGACGGCAAACACGTCCTCCTCCCGGCCGACAATCCGGAGACGGCGTCGATTCTGGCCGACGCGGGGTACGAACCCGTCCCGATCGAGACGGGCGAGTTCGAGAAGGCCGGCGGCTCCGTGTTCTGTCTCTCGCTCGAAGCCGGCACGCCGCGGTGA
- a CDS encoding PaaI family thioesterase, which translates to MSDEYDAMRETLQAHIDEQHEFLSWLGMTVEHVEDGQMTLRVPYDEKLTNSRPNGGQAERRADIHGGVAATMVDTVGGLVLRTRFDRPVQTGVATINLNVNYLRPATGDLSATADVIRVGSTVGVSEITVESTTPDGETHEVATGQGSYRIFRE; encoded by the coding sequence ATGAGCGACGAGTACGACGCGATGCGGGAGACGTTGCAGGCCCACATCGACGAGCAGCACGAGTTTCTCTCCTGGCTTGGCATGACCGTCGAACACGTCGAAGACGGGCAGATGACGCTCCGGGTCCCCTACGACGAGAAGTTGACGAACAGTCGCCCGAACGGGGGACAGGCCGAACGGCGAGCGGACATCCACGGAGGCGTCGCGGCCACGATGGTCGACACCGTGGGCGGGCTCGTCCTGCGGACGCGGTTCGACCGACCCGTCCAGACCGGTGTGGCGACGATCAACCTGAACGTGAACTACCTGCGACCCGCGACGGGCGACCTGTCGGCCACGGCCGACGTGATTCGCGTCGGTTCGACGGTCGGCGTCAGCGAGATCACCGTCGAAAGCACGACGCCGGACGGCGAGACCCACGAGGTCGCGACCGGGCAGGGCTCCTACCGGATTTTCAGGGAGTGA
- a CDS encoding lipoyl protein ligase domain-containing protein, whose translation MTVYVYRGRGETIAADREASRRLLDHAADGDRAVRVWTPHRQVAFGRRDANRDGFERARRLAAERGFQPVERRVGGRAVAYDGETALAFARAEPVTDIRSGIQDRYASLTGTIVDGLDAAGVTVVEGEPPNSFCPGTHSLRLPDGGKVVGLAQRVTADGALGAGICLVDNAGPIADVLQAVYEALDVPFDRHTVGCAGAAVVGGDAHATVRTALEEALSAPSGAEQGDRDGPDVRVRTV comes from the coding sequence GTGACGGTCTACGTCTATCGCGGGCGCGGCGAGACCATCGCCGCCGATCGCGAGGCGAGTCGGCGACTACTCGACCACGCGGCCGACGGTGATCGGGCGGTTCGCGTCTGGACGCCGCACCGACAGGTCGCGTTCGGGCGGCGAGACGCCAATCGGGACGGGTTCGAACGGGCCCGGCGCCTCGCCGCGGAACGGGGGTTCCAGCCGGTCGAGCGACGCGTCGGTGGCCGGGCGGTCGCCTACGACGGCGAGACGGCACTGGCGTTCGCTCGCGCCGAACCCGTCACCGACATCCGGTCCGGCATTCAGGACCGCTACGCGTCACTGACCGGGACTATCGTCGACGGCCTCGACGCGGCGGGCGTCACCGTCGTCGAGGGAGAACCGCCGAACTCGTTCTGTCCCGGGACGCACTCACTTCGGCTCCCCGACGGCGGGAAAGTCGTCGGCCTCGCCCAGCGCGTCACCGCTGACGGGGCGCTCGGGGCCGGGATCTGCCTCGTCGACAACGCCGGCCCCATCGCCGACGTGTTGCAGGCTGTCTACGAGGCACTCGACGTCCCGTTCGATCGGCACACGGTCGGGTGCGCTGGCGCGGCCGTGGTCGGTGGCGATGCGCACGCGACCGTCCGCACAGCGCTCGAAGAGGCCTTGTCCGCCCCCAGTGGCGCCGAACAGGGCGACCGAGATGGGCCCGACGTACGGGTTCGAACCGTTTAG
- a CDS encoding CIS tube protein, giving the protein MSRSGTLEKAQIMIVNGKQGGETIECSFNPNSYTIEKSVNYGEMKATGSGASIMQFVDGNAERLSMELFFDTTDELEADGATVDVRERYTKHIDTLLSVDGELHAPPVCRFVWGDGITFTALLERANKQFTKFLPSGVPIRARVSVVFTEYKTADYHKSEVSPESTDKTKVWTVTEGDTLWLIASEEYGDPSHWRTIAEKNDIENPRAIAAGERLELPPL; this is encoded by the coding sequence ATGTCACGAAGCGGAACGCTAGAGAAGGCACAGATCATGATCGTCAACGGGAAACAGGGGGGCGAGACGATCGAGTGCTCGTTCAACCCGAACTCGTACACGATAGAAAAGAGCGTCAACTACGGAGAGATGAAGGCGACGGGATCGGGGGCGTCGATCATGCAGTTCGTCGACGGAAACGCCGAACGCCTCTCGATGGAGCTGTTTTTCGATACGACCGACGAGCTCGAGGCGGACGGTGCGACGGTCGACGTTCGCGAGCGGTATACCAAACACATCGACACGCTGCTGTCGGTCGACGGCGAACTCCACGCGCCGCCCGTCTGCCGGTTCGTCTGGGGCGACGGAATCACCTTTACGGCGCTGCTCGAACGGGCGAACAAGCAGTTCACGAAGTTTCTGCCGAGCGGTGTTCCGATTCGGGCACGCGTCTCGGTCGTCTTCACGGAGTACAAGACGGCCGATTACCACAAGTCGGAGGTTTCGCCCGAGTCGACGGACAAGACCAAGGTCTGGACGGTGACGGAGGGCGATACGCTCTGGTTGATCGCCTCGGAGGAGTACGGCGACCCCTCCCACTGGCGGACGATCGCCGAGAAGAACGACATCGAGAACCCGCGGGCGATCGCGGCGGGTGAGCGACTCGAACTGCCGCCGCTGTAA